In Pyxidicoccus xibeiensis, the following proteins share a genomic window:
- a CDS encoding putative ABC transporter permease: MLSRFLLYGCTGWVLEVLFTGASAALKRDRSATARTYLWMHPIYGGTALALEEVSARLKPLPRPLRALAYTALIFGAEYGTGWVLKKLLGRCPWDYAPHRWSVHGLIRLDYAPAWYLTALLFEPVRDTLLHVTSEALRHTPEYREAEQAGTLPEGALPEEPALEAGVVATRFEQAQDGVPSEAASLH, encoded by the coding sequence GTGCTTTCACGATTCTTGCTCTACGGGTGTACCGGGTGGGTGTTGGAGGTGCTGTTCACGGGGGCCAGCGCCGCGTTGAAGCGAGACCGGAGCGCCACCGCGCGCACCTACTTGTGGATGCACCCCATCTACGGCGGCACGGCGCTGGCGCTGGAGGAGGTCTCCGCCCGGCTCAAGCCCCTGCCGCGGCCGCTGCGGGCGCTGGCCTACACGGCGCTCATCTTCGGCGCGGAGTACGGCACGGGCTGGGTGCTGAAGAAGCTGCTCGGCCGCTGCCCCTGGGACTACGCGCCGCACCGCTGGAGCGTGCACGGCCTCATCCGGCTGGACTACGCGCCCGCCTGGTACCTCACCGCACTGCTGTTCGAGCCCGTGCGCGACACCCTGCTCCACGTCACCAGCGAGGCCCTGCGCCACACGCCCGAGTACCGGGAGGCCGAGCAGGCCGGGACGCTGCCCGAGGGGGCACTCCCAGAGGAGCCCGCCCTGGAGGCGGGGGTGGTGGCCACGCGCTTCGAACAAGCGCAGGATGGGGTTCCCAGCGAGGCCGCCTCCCTGCACTGA
- a CDS encoding rod shape-determining protein produces MFDWLHTLFSRDLAIDLGTANTLIYIRGQGIVSNEPSVVAVQQDARGGKKVLAVGKEAKEMLGRTPGNIVAIRPMKDGVIADFEITAAMLRYFIQSAHNRKTLVNPRIIIGIPSGITEVERRAVREAAANAGAREVYLIEQPMAAAIGAGLPVTEPSGNMIVDIGGGTSDVAVISLAGIVFAKSVRIGGDKLDEAIIQYVKRKYNLLIGERTAELIKMGIGTAYPTDEVMTMEIKGRDLVAGVPRTLTVSSDEVRDALAEPVNGIVEAVKLTLERTPPELAGDIADRGIVLAGGGALLKNLDTLLREETGLPVFLAEDPLSAVVIGAGKALESLDILRQVCQPG; encoded by the coding sequence ATGTTTGACTGGCTTCACACTCTCTTTTCGCGTGACCTCGCCATCGACCTGGGCACGGCGAACACGCTCATCTACATCCGCGGTCAGGGCATCGTGTCCAACGAGCCTTCCGTGGTGGCGGTCCAACAGGACGCGCGCGGGGGCAAGAAGGTCCTCGCGGTGGGGAAGGAGGCCAAGGAGATGCTCGGGCGTACGCCGGGCAACATCGTGGCCATCCGCCCGATGAAGGACGGCGTCATCGCGGACTTCGAAATCACCGCGGCGATGCTGCGCTACTTCATCCAGAGCGCCCACAACCGCAAGACGCTGGTCAACCCGCGCATCATCATCGGCATCCCCTCCGGCATCACCGAGGTGGAGCGCCGTGCGGTGCGCGAGGCCGCCGCGAACGCGGGCGCCCGCGAGGTCTACCTCATCGAGCAGCCCATGGCCGCGGCCATTGGCGCGGGCCTGCCGGTGACGGAGCCCAGCGGCAACATGATTGTCGACATCGGCGGTGGCACGTCCGACGTCGCGGTCATCAGCCTGGCCGGCATCGTGTTCGCCAAGAGCGTGCGCATCGGCGGCGACAAGCTGGATGAGGCCATCATCCAGTACGTCAAGCGCAAGTACAACCTGCTCATCGGCGAGCGCACGGCCGAGCTCATCAAGATGGGCATCGGCACCGCGTACCCGACGGACGAGGTCATGACCATGGAGATCAAGGGTCGCGACCTGGTGGCCGGCGTGCCGCGCACGCTGACGGTGTCCAGCGACGAGGTGCGTGACGCGCTCGCCGAGCCCGTCAACGGCATCGTCGAGGCGGTGAAGCTGACGCTGGAGCGCACCCCGCCCGAGCTCGCCGGTGACATCGCCGACCGCGGCATCGTGCTGGCCGGTGGCGGCGCGCTCCTGAAGAACCTGGACACGCTGCTGCGCGAGGAGACGGGCCTGCCCGTGTTCCTCGCCGAGGACCCGCTGTCCGCCGTCGTGATTGGCGCGGGCAAGGCGCTGGAGTCGCTCGACATCCTCCGCCAGGTCTGCCAGCCGGGCTGA
- a CDS encoding LolA family protein translates to MRPSKLRHRLSGLAAASLLVASPALADWTAEATTTVTSQKAGQKTPPPMKGKMYGRKGLLRMDAQLPGQPGAPGMSILFDFEKRTGTTLMHAQKLASVRSLDDLPMRLPGACTGKAQDYDACFKQQGYKKVGTEKVNGHATTVYEGTPPGMDGTAMRQKIWRPTDLAEVPYVRAQTFSEQGVTEVNLTGIQEGPQPDSRFAIPADYQKMDAPKPGAAPQGLPGGLKPEDFQGKTPEQIQELIRQRMGGQGAPQPAPAPRGSGKKP, encoded by the coding sequence ATGCGCCCTTCCAAGCTCCGTCACAGGCTGTCAGGACTCGCCGCCGCCTCGCTGCTGGTGGCCTCGCCCGCGCTCGCGGACTGGACGGCGGAGGCGACCACGACTGTCACCTCCCAGAAGGCCGGCCAGAAGACCCCTCCCCCGATGAAGGGGAAGATGTACGGGCGCAAGGGCCTGCTCCGCATGGACGCGCAGCTGCCCGGCCAGCCCGGCGCCCCGGGCATGTCCATCCTGTTCGACTTCGAGAAGCGCACGGGCACCACGCTGATGCACGCACAGAAGCTTGCGTCGGTCCGGAGCCTGGATGACCTGCCCATGCGGCTGCCTGGCGCCTGCACGGGGAAGGCGCAGGACTATGACGCGTGCTTCAAGCAGCAGGGCTACAAGAAGGTGGGCACCGAGAAGGTCAACGGCCACGCCACCACCGTGTACGAGGGCACCCCGCCCGGCATGGACGGCACCGCGATGCGCCAGAAAATCTGGCGGCCCACGGACCTGGCGGAAGTGCCCTACGTGCGCGCGCAGACCTTCTCGGAGCAGGGCGTGACGGAGGTCAACCTCACCGGCATCCAGGAGGGCCCGCAGCCCGACTCGCGCTTCGCCATTCCGGCGGACTACCAGAAGATGGACGCGCCCAAGCCGGGCGCCGCCCCGCAGGGCCTGCCCGGCGGGCTCAAGCCCGAGGACTTCCAGGGCAAGACGCCCGAGCAGATCCAGGAGCTGATTCGCCAGCGCATGGGCGGCCAGGGCGCGCCGCAGCCCGCTCCGGCTCCGCGAGGCAGCGGCAAGAAGCCCTGA
- a CDS encoding glutathione S-transferase family protein produces the protein MRTLYGLGYSGWTEKARWALEHHRVPYRYREHTPLLGEPALRWRTPRGVHPSVPLLVDEGGALTGSFVIAKRAEALGQGAPLFPPEATDTISRWEDTSERVLRVGRAQVVAALLHNPRAQVESLPAFLPGWLRGLLAPSARMGAHFIARKHRAASDVASAIQETVVPALEQLRAELGGRPYLRDDLTYADITAAAMLQLARPVDDRYMPLGPGTREVWTNESLAARFPDLLAWRDALYAKHRKP, from the coding sequence ATGCGCACACTCTACGGACTCGGGTACTCGGGCTGGACGGAGAAGGCCCGCTGGGCGTTGGAGCACCACCGGGTGCCCTACCGGTATCGCGAGCACACGCCCCTGCTGGGTGAGCCCGCGCTGCGCTGGCGCACCCCGCGCGGCGTGCACCCCTCCGTCCCGCTGCTCGTCGACGAGGGCGGCGCCCTCACCGGCTCGTTCGTCATCGCGAAGCGCGCCGAGGCGCTGGGGCAGGGCGCGCCGCTCTTCCCGCCCGAGGCCACCGACACAATCTCCCGCTGGGAGGACACCAGCGAGCGCGTGCTCCGCGTGGGACGTGCGCAGGTGGTGGCGGCGCTCCTCCACAACCCCAGGGCCCAGGTGGAGAGCCTGCCCGCGTTCCTGCCCGGGTGGCTTCGCGGCCTGCTGGCCCCGTCCGCCAGGATGGGGGCGCACTTCATCGCCCGGAAGCATCGCGCCGCCTCCGACGTGGCCTCCGCCATCCAGGAGACCGTCGTCCCCGCCCTCGAGCAGCTCCGCGCCGAGCTCGGCGGCCGCCCCTACCTGCGGGACGACCTCACCTACGCGGACATCACCGCCGCGGCGATGCTCCAGCTCGCGCGCCCGGTGGATGACCGCTACATGCCCCTGGGCCCCGGCACGCGCGAGGTCTGGACGAACGAGTCACTCGCCGCCCGCTTCCCGGACCTGCTCGCGTGGCGCGACGCGCTCTACGCGAAGCACCGCAAGCCCTGA
- a CDS encoding zinc-dependent metalloprotease, translated as MRSIGFASWRAWLRVAPLALALSAGCGSPTNTPGSRPLEEPPATDSPVELEDAFVAVPRVVSAEQRRQAEQRLQGVVEDSGTSFYLAIRRGELGQRWFMSAYLGQHHPGGMGHHAARTLGTRVVSFKEQNGKLFVLDVDDRKVVSDVFDPDVLVEAYPIVTDHAPFNRSRGSDQYVLIDPTAGLNRFGVMGDLFGASGVRFQVELSFAQRFRRMADGIGFEQVFTGYLDVPVDLPSYFLEGNPFQRSGTLSLSLRRYAESPGYTPTPLPPREHYFRSLERLIPNMGDTEQVAAKWNIHPGMKPIRWHITPGILQVQNDPRYQGYDVVGAVKRGIEGWNAAFGFKALEAVVADDLSGFAEDDKNTLIFDPHETYPSAFADWRTNPNTGEIRGASIYMPTWWLWYGVLWFGEEPEALAAPSNPVHSLTMSWAGLQGGSLCDREAPVLSAEQRSVRRLALAAAAPELTSKQKVEAFLTNVVLHEVGHTLGLRHNFAGSRVYDGSADSPRSSSVMDYSEPEDAIYLAAPGAYDLQAVRYLYGLSTQLPGQAFCTDEQLRVDPYCNPNDRFDDPLTKFYLPRFHEQLDEWMRSPLRIELFHAIFNYEVNEPLTFVRAGPAQSQATAYQRVMAPVRPPLQVPAGAPATYAARADEFAWRILARLYLDPVESRGPFSSNPPGSAALLPLVVADARAILLDEDGLRSYRARRTMVDVLKVQQSLASYAALREAQDVLTAQLPSLSGDVRLQAEDLVARISAAISPYYR; from the coding sequence ATGCGGAGCATTGGATTCGCCTCGTGGCGCGCGTGGTTGCGCGTCGCACCCCTGGCCCTGGCGCTGAGCGCGGGCTGCGGCAGTCCCACGAACACGCCTGGCTCGCGGCCCCTGGAGGAGCCCCCGGCCACCGACAGTCCGGTGGAGCTGGAGGACGCCTTCGTGGCGGTGCCACGCGTGGTGAGCGCGGAGCAGCGGCGGCAGGCGGAGCAGCGGCTCCAGGGCGTGGTGGAGGACTCAGGCACCAGCTTCTACCTGGCCATCCGCCGCGGTGAGCTGGGCCAGCGGTGGTTCATGTCCGCCTACCTCGGGCAGCACCATCCCGGGGGCATGGGCCATCACGCGGCGAGGACCCTGGGTACCCGGGTGGTGAGCTTCAAGGAGCAGAACGGCAAGCTCTTCGTCCTGGACGTGGATGACCGCAAGGTCGTCAGCGACGTCTTCGACCCGGACGTGCTGGTGGAGGCTTATCCCATCGTCACCGACCATGCCCCCTTCAACCGCTCGCGGGGCTCGGACCAGTACGTGCTCATCGACCCGACGGCGGGGCTCAACCGCTTCGGGGTGATGGGGGACCTGTTCGGCGCGAGCGGGGTCCGCTTCCAGGTGGAGCTGAGCTTCGCGCAGCGCTTCCGCCGCATGGCGGATGGCATCGGCTTCGAGCAGGTCTTCACGGGCTACCTGGACGTGCCCGTCGACCTTCCCTCGTACTTCCTGGAGGGCAACCCGTTCCAGCGCTCGGGCACCCTGAGCCTCTCGCTGCGCAGGTATGCCGAGAGCCCGGGCTACACCCCCACCCCGTTGCCTCCGCGTGAGCACTACTTCCGGAGCCTGGAGCGCCTCATCCCCAACATGGGAGACACCGAGCAGGTGGCCGCGAAGTGGAACATCCACCCGGGCATGAAGCCCATCCGCTGGCACATCACGCCTGGCATCCTCCAGGTGCAGAACGACCCCCGCTACCAGGGCTATGACGTGGTGGGCGCGGTGAAGCGCGGCATCGAAGGCTGGAACGCGGCGTTCGGCTTCAAGGCGCTGGAGGCCGTCGTGGCCGATGACCTGTCGGGCTTCGCGGAGGATGACAAGAACACGCTCATCTTCGACCCCCATGAGACCTACCCATCCGCCTTCGCGGACTGGCGCACCAACCCCAACACCGGCGAGATTCGTGGCGCCAGCATCTACATGCCCACCTGGTGGCTGTGGTACGGCGTCCTCTGGTTCGGCGAGGAGCCGGAAGCACTCGCCGCCCCGTCGAATCCCGTCCACTCCCTGACCATGTCGTGGGCCGGCCTGCAGGGGGGCTCGCTGTGCGACCGGGAGGCGCCGGTGCTCTCCGCGGAGCAGCGCTCGGTCCGGAGGCTCGCGCTGGCGGCGGCCGCCCCCGAGCTCACGAGCAAGCAGAAGGTGGAGGCCTTCCTCACGAACGTGGTGCTGCACGAGGTCGGCCACACGCTGGGCCTGCGGCACAACTTCGCGGGCTCGCGGGTATACGACGGCAGTGCGGACAGCCCGCGCTCCAGCTCGGTGATGGACTACTCCGAGCCCGAGGACGCCATCTACCTGGCCGCGCCGGGCGCCTATGACCTCCAGGCGGTGCGCTACCTCTATGGCCTGTCCACGCAGCTGCCGGGCCAGGCGTTCTGCACGGACGAGCAACTGCGGGTGGACCCGTACTGCAACCCGAATGACCGCTTCGACGACCCGCTCACGAAGTTCTACCTCCCCCGGTTCCACGAGCAGCTCGACGAGTGGATGCGCAGCCCGCTGCGCATCGAGCTCTTTCATGCGATTTTCAACTACGAGGTCAACGAGCCGCTGACGTTCGTGCGCGCGGGCCCTGCCCAGTCACAGGCCACCGCGTATCAGCGGGTGATGGCGCCCGTGCGGCCGCCGCTGCAGGTGCCGGCCGGGGCGCCGGCCACGTACGCCGCGAGGGCGGACGAGTTCGCGTGGCGCATCCTGGCGCGCCTGTACCTGGACCCGGTGGAGTCTCGCGGCCCCTTCTCCTCCAACCCGCCTGGCTCGGCGGCCCTGCTGCCGCTGGTGGTGGCCGACGCCAGGGCCATCCTGCTCGACGAGGACGGCCTCCGGAGCTACCGCGCGCGCCGCACCATGGTGGACGTGCTGAAGGTCCAGCAGTCACTGGCCTCCTACGCGGCCCTGCGCGAGGCACAGGACGTCCTCACCGCACAGCTCCCCTCGCTGAGCGGGGATGTCCGGCTGCAGGCCGAGGACCTGGTGGCTCGCATCAGCGCCGCCATCTCGCCCTATTACCGCTGA
- a CDS encoding sigma-54-dependent transcriptional regulator, translating to MAKVLLVDDEPGVLYTLQEVLAEHGDEVVTATSGTEALGRLEGVEAVVTDLVMPGMDGLQLLRALRERDSDLPVIVLTAQGSERAAVSAMKAGAHDYLSKPFDVDEVGLAVERAAEAYRLRGQRRRLEAEHALGRPIIGDSPALRRVLDAALRLAGRDVTVLVMGETGTGKELIASLLHVHSQRASGPLVRFNCAALPADLAESELFGHARGAFTGATQAHRGYFAQAHGGTLVLDEVGELPLTIQAKLLRALQDGELQPVGASRVERVDVRIVACTHRDLGAKVKAGRFREDLYYRLNVVELTVPPLRERREDIIPLAETFARRCAGRFGLEGVHLTPELLERLRERDWPGNVRELENTVTRLVALSEGGPIGAEALARPTAPPATGAEPSLSLREQVAAFERALVERTLAECGGNQSEAARRLRISRVTLIDKLKRHGLGPHA from the coding sequence ATGGCGAAGGTCCTGCTGGTCGATGACGAGCCCGGCGTCCTCTACACGCTCCAGGAGGTGCTGGCCGAGCACGGCGACGAGGTCGTCACCGCCACCTCCGGCACCGAGGCCCTGGGCCGGCTGGAGGGCGTGGAGGCCGTCGTCACCGACCTGGTGATGCCCGGCATGGACGGGCTGCAGCTGCTCCGCGCGCTGCGTGAGCGGGACTCGGACCTGCCGGTCATCGTCCTCACCGCGCAGGGCTCGGAGCGCGCGGCCGTGAGCGCCATGAAGGCCGGGGCCCACGACTACCTGAGCAAGCCCTTCGACGTGGACGAGGTGGGGCTCGCCGTGGAGCGCGCCGCCGAGGCGTACCGGCTGCGAGGCCAGCGCCGCAGGTTGGAGGCGGAGCACGCGCTCGGGCGCCCCATCATCGGCGACAGCCCCGCGCTGCGCCGGGTGCTGGACGCGGCCCTGCGGCTGGCGGGGCGGGACGTCACCGTGCTCGTCATGGGAGAGACGGGGACGGGCAAGGAGCTCATCGCCTCGCTGCTCCACGTCCACAGCCAGCGCGCCTCGGGCCCTCTGGTGCGCTTCAACTGCGCGGCGCTGCCCGCGGACCTCGCCGAGTCCGAGCTCTTCGGCCACGCCCGCGGCGCCTTCACGGGCGCCACGCAGGCGCACCGGGGCTACTTCGCCCAGGCGCACGGCGGCACCCTGGTGCTGGACGAGGTGGGCGAGCTGCCCCTCACCATCCAGGCCAAGCTGCTGCGCGCGCTTCAGGACGGAGAGCTCCAGCCGGTGGGCGCCAGCCGCGTGGAGCGCGTGGACGTGCGCATCGTCGCGTGCACCCACCGGGACCTCGGCGCGAAGGTGAAGGCGGGCCGCTTCCGGGAGGACCTCTACTACCGGCTGAACGTGGTGGAGCTCACCGTGCCACCGCTGCGCGAGCGGCGGGAGGACATCATCCCGCTCGCGGAGACCTTCGCCCGCCGCTGTGCCGGACGCTTCGGCCTGGAGGGCGTGCACCTCACCCCGGAATTGCTGGAGCGCCTGCGCGAGCGGGACTGGCCCGGCAACGTCCGCGAGCTGGAGAACACCGTCACCCGCCTGGTCGCACTCAGCGAAGGCGGCCCCATCGGCGCCGAGGCCCTCGCGCGTCCCACGGCGCCACCCGCCACCGGGGCCGAGCCGTCCCTCTCCCTGCGAGAGCAGGTCGCGGCCTTCGAGCGGGCGCTCGTCGAGCGCACCCTGGCGGAGTGCGGCGGCAACCAGTCCGAGGCGGCGCGGCGGCTGCGCATCTCCCGGGTGACGCTCATCGACAAGCTCAAGCGTCACGGGCTCGGGCCGCACGCCTGA